In a genomic window of Larus michahellis chromosome 3, bLarMic1.1, whole genome shotgun sequence:
- the SAYSD1 gene encoding SAYSvFN domain-containing protein 1, with amino-acid sequence MSAAVERRLALFRAARRIPAVSPRPAESPGKAAAPETAEGERAAGPAAGPASGSAEARPGGAAAAPVWARPLLLKVLLWAVLLALFAELELGLPYFVLSLLYWMYAGTRGPAERRRGELSAYSVFNPGCAAIAGTLTAEQLERELYYRPAAGR; translated from the exons ATGTCGGCCGCCGTAGAGCGGCGGCTGGCACTCTTCCGCGCCGCCCGCCGCATCCCCGCCGTCTCGCCGCGTCCCGCCGAGTCTCCAGGAAAGGCCGCGGCTCCGGAGACCGCCGAGGGAGAGCGGGCCGCGGGCCCGGCAGCGGGCCCGGCCTCCGGCAGCGCCGAG GCCCgtcccggcggggcggcggcggctccggtgTGGGCGCGCCCGCTGCTGCTGAAGGTGCTGTTGTGGGCCGTGCTGCTGGCCCTGTTCgcggagctggagctggggctgccctaCTTCGTCCTCTCCCTGCTGTACTGGATGTACGCCGGCACCCGCGGCCCcgccgagcggcggcggggcgagctGAGCGCCTACTCTGTCTTCAACCCCGGCTGCGCCGCCATCGCCGGGACGCTGACGGCCGAgcagctggagcgggagctgTATTACCGGCCCGCCGCGGGGAGGTAG